Part of the Planctomycetota bacterium genome, CCAGGGTCCCGGCGCCCGTTCCCTCAAATTGGAACTCCCACAATTCACCCTGGTGGGCGCCACCACCCGGGCCGGACTCTTGACGCCCGCGCTCCGGGACCGCTTCGGCCTGATGCTGCGCCTGGATTTTTACGCCCCCGATGACCTGGCCAAGATCACCCACCGGGCCGCCCAGGTCCTGGCCGTGGAGGTGGATGACGAAGGGGCCTGGGAGATCGCCCGGCGCTCCCGGGGCACGCCCCGCATCGCCAACCGGCTGCTGAAAAGGGTGCGGGACTACGCCCAGGTACGGGGCGACGGCCGGGTCACCAAGGAAATTGCGGACGCGGCCCTGACGCTCCTCGAAGTGGACCAACTGGGCTTCGACCGCATGGACCGCCAGATCCTCCTCACCATCCTGGAGAAATACAACGGCGGCCCCGTGGGCCTGGGCACCCTGGCCGCGGCCCTCTGCGAAGAGCAGGACACTTTAGAAGACGTCTACGAACCCTTCCTCATCCAATGCGGTTTTTTGCAGCGCACCCCCCGGGGCCGGATGACTACGGCCCGGGCGGTGGAGTATTTTGCTACTAAGATTAATAAAAAAGAATACCCATCATTATTTTAAAAATTAAATGATATTATTATGTTAGAATTTCTTAATCAAAATAGCGGAGCTTTTAATCTCTTATTTTCATTCCTTGTATCTTTAGCTACTATTGTTTATGCAATTTTAACATGGAGATTGGTTTCAGAAACGAGGAAAATAAGAGAAATTCAAATAGACCCGAAAATATCTATAAATATTCAACCAAAGGAAGAGGCAAAAAGTTTTATTGAGATGGTTATCAAAAATATAGGGTTAGGGCCTGCCTATAATATTAGTTTTGAATTAAGTAATGATTTTGAGCATGAGAAGGGTAAATATCTTTCTTAAATAAATTTAATTAAAAAAGGTCTAAATTATTTGGCCCCAAATCAAGAAATATCTTTTTATTTAACAAGCCTATTTGAAAATTATAACGAAAAAATGGAAAATCCATTTGGAATTAGGGTATC contains:
- the ruvB gene encoding Holliday junction branch migration DNA helicase RuvB — its product is QGPGARSLKLELPQFTLVGATTRAGLLTPALRDRFGLMLRLDFYAPDDLAKITHRAAQVLAVEVDDEGAWEIARRSRGTPRIANRLLKRVRDYAQVRGDGRVTKEIADAALTLLEVDQLGFDRMDRQILLTILEKYNGGPVGLGTLAAALCEEQDTLEDVYEPFLIQCGFLQRTPRGRMTTARAVEYFATKINKKEYPSLF